A region from the Gemmatimonadota bacterium genome encodes:
- a CDS encoding glycosyl hydrolase yields MKRLLSLLPLVALLTFAAPLLAQDAGLAELASSLTWRSIGPSVTGGRISDFAVDESNPARFFVGTASGGLWKTTSGGQRWEPVFDEQPTASIGAVSLAPSNPNLVWVGTGEPQNRQSSPYGAGVFKSVDGGRTWEHKGLTETRHVGAVVIHPTDPDIVYIAAVGHLWGPNPERGVYRSEDGGDTWEKVLYIDENTGAIDLAMDPGDPRTLFAATYQRRRTGFGFSADGDGSGIWRTLDGGDSWTQLSEGLPSGYRGRIGLDVYRRDGNRVYAIIEGKDAQARGIYRSLDRGDHWERVSGTNPRAMYFSMIRIDPNDPERVYIGGVQFGISDDGGRTFRDGDGAEGIHVDHHALWIDPANSNHLLLGNDGGVATSIDRGESWREIDNLPIGQFYEIGVSMEDPYLVCGGLQDNSSWCAHHDTGTQYGIMNGNWIDVSGGDGFYNKVDPNDPNIVYTESQGGNVSRFDRRTGESVRIRPVAHVDADDEAGQYRFNWNAPIHVSTHNSATVYIGANHLLRSRDRGMTWEEASPDLTKQIDRDTLPIMGMETTEETLSRYDGISSYGNITTIGESPLSADLLYVGTDDGNLQVSRDGGATWTDLTERVRGVPARTYVSSVAPSAAVEGRVYATFDGHRNDDLAPHVYVSEDYGQTWRSIARGLPAESVNRIREHPRTPDLLFLGNEVGLWFSVDRGAEWQRLDGNLPTVPVDDIVIHPRDNDLILGTHGRSAWILDDLGPLETLASARSRSAHLFPVRPATMVNRRGGWPFWGDEFQGENRPDGALIRYLLGQPTPSANGSSGASEEPAVELTVLDASGTAVRTLEAPGKAGLHTVLWDLRIDAPYTPEPSAGRGGGGGGGGFGGPPRGPRVLPGTYTIQLVAGGETTRVPVEVRMDPRVQIARADLEARQQVLLSLHALAKPVYEGGQRIRTLLRQVQEARDLLKGREGVPETLTTEADSLHAALERVQEDLGPVQRAAFLGGQIEAASVRPTADQLWQIDRAWSDGPEVLRRLNAIIETRMPAFNRMLNEQGIRPDPGAPVSVPRRPGG; encoded by the coding sequence ATGAAGCGGCTGCTGTCGTTGCTCCCCCTCGTGGCTTTGTTGACCTTCGCGGCGCCGCTTCTCGCGCAGGACGCTGGCTTGGCCGAGCTGGCCTCCTCTCTGACCTGGCGCTCGATCGGGCCATCCGTCACCGGGGGACGGATCTCCGATTTCGCGGTGGACGAGTCGAACCCGGCCCGGTTCTTCGTAGGCACGGCCAGCGGGGGCCTCTGGAAGACCACCAGTGGCGGGCAGCGCTGGGAGCCGGTGTTCGACGAGCAGCCCACTGCATCCATCGGCGCCGTCTCGCTGGCGCCCTCCAATCCCAACCTGGTTTGGGTCGGCACCGGTGAGCCCCAGAACCGGCAGAGCTCACCCTACGGCGCGGGGGTGTTCAAGTCGGTGGATGGCGGGCGCACCTGGGAGCACAAGGGTCTGACGGAGACGCGCCATGTGGGTGCGGTAGTGATCCACCCCACCGATCCCGACATCGTCTACATCGCAGCGGTAGGACACCTCTGGGGGCCCAATCCCGAACGCGGGGTCTACCGAAGCGAGGACGGTGGTGACACCTGGGAAAAGGTCCTCTACATCGACGAGAACACCGGCGCGATCGATCTCGCCATGGACCCGGGGGATCCGAGGACGCTGTTCGCCGCCACCTACCAGCGCCGGCGAACCGGGTTCGGGTTCAGCGCCGACGGGGACGGGTCGGGAATCTGGAGGACCCTGGATGGTGGGGACAGCTGGACGCAGCTGAGCGAGGGTCTGCCTTCTGGATACCGGGGTCGCATCGGACTCGATGTCTATCGGCGCGACGGGAACCGCGTCTACGCGATCATCGAGGGGAAGGACGCACAGGCCCGCGGCATCTACCGGTCCCTCGATCGGGGAGACCACTGGGAACGCGTGTCGGGCACCAATCCGCGCGCCATGTACTTCTCCATGATCCGCATCGACCCCAACGATCCGGAGCGCGTCTATATCGGTGGCGTGCAGTTCGGAATCTCCGACGACGGCGGACGCACCTTCCGCGACGGCGATGGCGCGGAGGGCATCCACGTCGATCATCACGCGCTCTGGATCGATCCGGCGAACTCCAACCATCTTCTGCTCGGCAACGATGGCGGCGTGGCAACGTCGATCGATCGCGGAGAGAGCTGGCGGGAGATCGACAATCTTCCGATCGGACAGTTCTACGAGATCGGCGTCAGCATGGAAGACCCGTACCTGGTGTGCGGCGGGCTGCAGGACAATTCGTCGTGGTGCGCGCATCACGATACCGGCACCCAGTACGGGATCATGAACGGGAACTGGATCGACGTATCCGGGGGGGACGGTTTCTACAACAAGGTCGACCCCAACGACCCGAACATCGTCTACACCGAGTCCCAGGGTGGAAACGTATCCCGTTTCGATCGGCGCACCGGCGAGAGCGTGCGTATCCGTCCCGTGGCCCACGTCGACGCCGACGACGAAGCAGGGCAATACCGCTTCAACTGGAACGCGCCCATTCACGTCTCCACGCACAACAGCGCCACCGTCTACATCGGCGCCAACCACCTGCTGCGTTCCCGGGACCGGGGCATGACCTGGGAGGAGGCCAGCCCCGACCTGACCAAGCAGATCGACCGGGACACGCTGCCCATCATGGGCATGGAGACCACCGAAGAGACGCTGTCGCGCTACGACGGGATCTCGTCGTACGGGAACATCACCACGATCGGAGAGTCGCCCCTCAGCGCCGACCTCCTTTACGTGGGGACCGACGACGGAAACCTGCAGGTGAGTCGGGACGGGGGAGCCACCTGGACGGATCTGACCGAGCGCGTCCGCGGCGTGCCCGCGCGGACCTACGTATCGAGCGTGGCGCCATCGGCCGCGGTGGAGGGCCGCGTGTACGCCACCTTCGATGGGCACCGCAACGACGATCTGGCGCCCCATGTGTACGTAAGCGAGGACTACGGCCAGACCTGGCGCTCCATCGCCCGGGGATTGCCTGCGGAATCCGTGAACCGGATCCGGGAGCACCCGCGCACGCCGGACCTCTTGTTCCTCGGCAACGAGGTGGGGCTCTGGTTCTCGGTGGACCGGGGCGCCGAGTGGCAAAGGCTGGACGGCAACCTGCCCACGGTGCCCGTCGACGACATCGTGATCCACCCTCGCGACAACGACCTGATCCTGGGCACGCACGGGCGCAGTGCCTGGATCCTGGACGACCTCGGGCCCCTGGAGACGCTGGCCAGCGCCCGGAGCCGCAGTGCGCACCTGTTTCCGGTTCGGCCGGCGACGATGGTGAATCGCCGGGGAGGCTGGCCCTTCTGGGGGGACGAGTTCCAGGGGGAGAACCGGCCGGACGGAGCACTGATTCGCTACCTGCTGGGACAACCGACCCCGTCCGCGAATGGAAGTAGCGGCGCCTCCGAGGAGCCTGCCGTCGAGTTGACGGTTCTGGATGCGAGCGGCACCGCGGTTCGCACGCTGGAGGCTCCCGGCAAGGCGGGGCTCCATACGGTGCTGTGGGACCTGCGCATCGACGCGCCCTACACGCCCGAGCCCTCCGCCGGCCGCGGCGGAGGGGGAGGGGGCGGCGGCTTCGGGGGACCCCCGCGGGGCCCGCGCGTGCTGCCCGGCACCTACACCATCCAGTTGGTGGCGGGTGGCGAGACCACGCGAGTCCCCGTAGAGGTCCGCATGGATCCGCGGGTGCAGATCGCGCGCGCCGATCTGGAGGCGCGTCAGCAGGTGCTTCTCAGCCTCCATGCCTTGGCGAAGCCGGTCTATGAGGGTGGCCAGCGCATTCGTACGCTACTCAGACAGGTTCAGGAGGCGCGCGATCTCCTGAAGGGACGCGAGGGTGTTCCGGAGACGCTCACCACAGAGGCCGATTCCCTGCACGCGGCCCTCGAAAGGGTTCAGGAGGACCTGGGTCCCGTCCAGCGAGCGGCCTTCCTGGGCGGGCAGATCGAGGCAGCCTCGGTCCGGCCCACCGCCGACCAGCTTTGGCAGATCGATCGTGCCTGGTCGGATGGACCGGAGGTCCTGCGCCGACTGAACGCGATCATCGAGACGCGCATGCCGGCGTTCAACCGGATGCTGAACGAACAGGGGATCCGCCCCGATCCTGGCGCACCGGTGAGTGTGCCGCGGCGTCCGGGCGGGTAG
- a CDS encoding helix-turn-helix domain-containing protein, translating into MNDVFDAVADPVRRGLLHRLRTEGALSVTELSAPLAISRQATTKHLDILVEAGLVRRERRGRERLHHLSAEPLVDLAAWLEPYRAAWDRRLERLAHHLDEGEDEA; encoded by the coding sequence ATGAACGACGTGTTCGATGCCGTAGCGGATCCCGTGCGCCGGGGTCTCCTCCACCGCCTGCGCACCGAGGGTGCCTTGTCGGTGACGGAGTTGAGCGCCCCGCTCGCCATCAGTCGCCAGGCCACCACCAAGCATCTGGACATCCTGGTCGAGGCCGGTCTGGTGCGTAGGGAACGGCGGGGTCGGGAGCGCCTGCATCACCTGAGCGCGGAGCCGCTGGTGGATCTGGCAGCCTGGCTGGAGCCCTACCGCGCAGCCTGGGACCGCCGTCTGGAGCGGCTGGCCCACCATCTCGATGAAGGGGAGGACGAGGCATGA
- a CDS encoding SRPBCC domain-containing protein: MKWTIEKTVELKASPARVWKALSDPAELTRWFPDRAELALEEGARGTLTWENHGTATMEVLEVEPLRRFVWRWSGNDQRSIDEYSTRVEWTLTARADGGTTLHVRESGFDSEKHFQQNTGGWDAELAELTELLGSD; this comes from the coding sequence ATGAAGTGGACGATCGAGAAGACCGTGGAGTTGAAGGCGTCTCCGGCGCGGGTATGGAAGGCCCTCTCTGACCCGGCCGAGCTGACCCGCTGGTTTCCGGACCGCGCCGAGCTGGCATTGGAGGAGGGGGCTCGCGGAACGCTCACGTGGGAGAACCATGGGACCGCCACCATGGAGGTGCTCGAGGTCGAACCCCTGCGCCGATTCGTGTGGCGCTGGTCGGGGAACGACCAACGAAGCATCGACGAGTACTCGACGCGGGTGGAGTGGACGCTGACGGCACGCGCCGACGGAGGTACCACCCTGCACGTGCGCGAGTCCGGCTTCGACTCGGAGAAGCATTTCCAACAGAACACGGGCGGCTGGGACGCCGAGCTGGCGGAATTGACCGAGTTGCTCGGGTCCGACTGA
- a CDS encoding PQQ-binding-like beta-propeller repeat protein, with product MRGQTLAPSLGTLALTVAALAGAATPAVAQQAVRGTPPGEWHFWGGDQYSTRYTPLDQINAQNFGDLEVAWIWRGDNFGTEPDPLLRATPVYAEGKLFSVAGDRRTVVAIDPRTGETLWTYREPPTKRWEDSMRKDYGKGVAYDVVDGRGRVYVVSPAFFLTALDAETGRPIESFGQHGVIDLLDDLGPWEHDRNLGLPPEVGYITNSSPPMIVNGVIVVGNSHEQGYYETMKENVPGNILAYDTRTGRFLWRFNVIPQEGEFGHDTWENDAWKWTGNVSAWAPMSADAELGLVYVVMDPPTIDYFGGFHPGDNLFSTTILALDVRTGARRWHQQLVHHDIWNYDIPVAPSLMDITVDGRPIKALVQTTKQSWAYAFNRETGEPIWPIEERPVPQSDVPGEHTARTQPFVTRPAAYEMQGISEDDLIDFTPELRAEAKEIMKKFRMGPLFNPPAVQTPELEASLHCPGANGGTNIPGGTVVDPESGILYTASTKACSGPRLVPGTSVDPKSNVEWVSVGPGGSPRVQGLPIYKPPYGRITAIDMNTGEILWWIPNGDTPDNIKNHPALRGVDVGNTGQPTHATAIATRTLLIYGEGRGGEPRLHAVDKRTGKELAVIDLPAPTLTAPMSYMHEGKQYIVAAVGAGRELPGSLVALRLPD from the coding sequence ATGAGAGGCCAGACGCTCGCTCCATCCCTCGGGACCTTGGCGCTGACCGTCGCCGCGCTGGCCGGAGCGGCAACTCCGGCGGTGGCTCAACAGGCGGTCCGCGGAACACCCCCCGGGGAGTGGCACTTCTGGGGCGGGGATCAATACAGCACCCGCTACACGCCGCTCGACCAGATCAACGCGCAGAACTTCGGCGATCTCGAAGTGGCCTGGATCTGGCGCGGGGACAACTTCGGCACGGAGCCGGATCCGCTCCTGCGGGCCACGCCCGTCTACGCCGAGGGCAAGCTCTTCAGCGTGGCCGGGGACCGCCGTACCGTGGTGGCCATCGACCCCAGGACCGGGGAGACGCTCTGGACGTACCGCGAGCCGCCCACCAAGCGCTGGGAAGACTCCATGCGCAAGGACTACGGGAAGGGCGTGGCCTACGATGTGGTCGACGGGCGCGGTCGTGTCTACGTGGTCTCACCCGCCTTCTTCCTCACGGCCCTGGACGCGGAGACCGGTAGGCCGATCGAGAGCTTCGGTCAGCACGGGGTGATCGATCTCCTGGACGACCTGGGCCCCTGGGAGCACGATCGCAACCTCGGCCTACCGCCGGAGGTGGGATACATCACCAACTCGTCCCCCCCGATGATCGTCAACGGGGTGATCGTGGTGGGGAATTCCCACGAGCAGGGCTACTACGAGACCATGAAGGAGAACGTCCCGGGGAACATCCTGGCGTACGACACGCGCACGGGACGTTTCCTGTGGCGTTTCAACGTGATTCCCCAGGAAGGCGAGTTCGGCCACGACACCTGGGAGAACGACGCCTGGAAGTGGACGGGCAACGTGTCCGCCTGGGCTCCGATGTCGGCCGATGCCGAGCTGGGTCTGGTCTACGTGGTGATGGATCCACCCACGATCGACTACTTCGGTGGCTTCCATCCCGGCGACAACCTGTTCTCGACGACGATCCTGGCGTTGGACGTGCGCACGGGTGCGCGGCGGTGGCACCAGCAGCTCGTGCATCACGACATCTGGAACTACGACATTCCGGTGGCGCCGAGCCTGATGGACATCACCGTGGACGGGCGACCCATCAAGGCGTTGGTCCAGACCACCAAGCAGAGCTGGGCCTACGCGTTCAACCGCGAGACCGGTGAGCCCATCTGGCCCATCGAGGAGCGCCCGGTGCCTCAGTCCGACGTGCCCGGGGAGCACACGGCACGGACGCAGCCGTTCGTGACGCGGCCCGCCGCCTACGAGATGCAGGGCATCAGCGAGGACGACCTCATCGACTTCACGCCGGAGCTGCGGGCCGAGGCGAAGGAGATCATGAAGAAGTTCCGGATGGGTCCGCTCTTCAACCCACCGGCCGTGCAGACGCCTGAGCTGGAGGCATCACTGCACTGCCCCGGTGCCAACGGCGGCACCAACATTCCGGGAGGCACGGTGGTGGACCCGGAGTCCGGTATCCTCTACACGGCCTCCACCAAGGCCTGCAGCGGGCCCCGGCTGGTCCCTGGCACCAGCGTGGATCCGAAGTCCAACGTGGAGTGGGTGAGCGTGGGGCCGGGCGGAAGCCCCCGCGTTCAAGGCCTTCCCATCTACAAGCCGCCCTACGGCCGGATCACCGCGATCGACATGAACACCGGCGAGATCCTCTGGTGGATCCCGAACGGGGATACGCCGGACAACATCAAGAACCACCCGGCTCTGCGGGGTGTCGATGTCGGCAACACCGGTCAGCCCACCCACGCGACCGCCATCGCCACCAGGACCCTCCTGATCTACGGGGAGGGCCGCGGCGGCGAACCCCGGCTGCATGCGGTGGACAAGCGCACCGGCAAGGAGCTGGCGGTGATCGATCTGCCTGCGCCTACGCTGACGGCGCCGATGTCGTACATGCACGAGGGCAAGCAGTACATCGTGGCGGCCGTCGGCGCCGGGCGAGAGCTGCCCGGCTCCCTGGTGGCGTTGCGTTTGCCCGACTGA